DNA sequence from the Bombus pyrosoma isolate SC7728 linkage group LG12, ASM1482585v1, whole genome shotgun sequence genome:
TTACGACGTGAAAGGAATTCTATATGCTTCAGACTTGTTTCAGCACACATGCAAAATACGTATTCAACGAACAGCGGTTACTTTGAATACTTTCTATTGAAACTACATTGTGTAATTTACAGAATTTCTATAGATATTAGGTAATTGTTAAATTAGAAAGTCGCGTGTTTCTTAAACGACTTCAATGTACGTGTTACATGAATATCAGAAAGGTTTTTCGTCCCTTGTAATTGATATCGTAATTGctatacaatttttcgttttcgtcgTTTCATTCATCATGTTTGATCGATACCGCTTCTAGATAACGCGATCGTGTCAATACAAGTACTATACACTGTCTCATAAATCTGGATAAATGAACGCGATCAATTACAGCAAATTGGTATTTACGTTCGCTCACTAGAGATTACGGAAGATTTAAGGAAACGATGATTGCTGGTGTTTATCGTTGATGAACGAGTTCTCGACGGCGCGGCGCGACGGCGGCGTGCCGCTGCAATTGTGTGCAGACGCGTGGTAATGCGGCCTGCATAACAGGAAATGTTAATACCTCGCATTGTCCGCTACTTCCCGCCAATTCTCGCGGATTTTCATCCAATTCAATTTTTCCCCGCAAGACGTTCATCGATTCAAGAACTTCCCTCCTACCTGCTGCAATGACACGccttttataaaaagaaaaaaagttctGGTATACATACGcatcttaaaattttttaaacaatttttataacattatgaaagACGGACGACTTTGTTGCTCGATGCAATATGATCGAGGAGAATACAGTATCGAATAACGGAAagctaaaaatataatatatatatagaagatataaaaaaaaacgtaatgcaaaagacaaaaataaaaagctatgaatataaaaaaacaaaaaatcgtAACATTTCTTTTACCATCTCCCCTGTCAAACGACAACTCGAAGAAGACGGATGGACGACATGgaagaaacgttcgaaacTACGTTGGTCAAATATAACGATGGTATCGAGATTGTAAGTTAAAACGTTGTGTTGGGATTCGAGGTCAATCCCTGTCTCTCCCGATTTCCGTCGTCCATTGACGAATCACACACGTTCGAAAGTTGGTCGGGCTCATGGAAGCACCACGACACTGATCGAGATGCAGCCCGCGAGAAAACAGCTTTTAGGCGTGGACCATGAATTAAACATCGGGACATATCTTCTAGCCGGTGTCTTTCACCGGTAGAGAAAGTTCCAAGATCGCGGGCCTTCGACCACGCACGAAATTCATGCGCGTGTTTGCATGGACACTTCGCGCGGTATTATGGGTCGCTGGACTTTTTCAATTCgcttatattttacttatctCGTGACATGATAATGACTTAAGTACATATCGAGATCTTCCCTTTTCTCCCGTTTCTTCTCTGCAATTGAATACTTACAAATTTACCGACGAAGAGTAACTTATTTTAAGAACCGTGAAGGATCGAATTGTGTATatcgtttcctttcgttcttctcttttctttttcttttttttttttttttgtcttttatagACTTTTGAAAGTTTCGAGAGACGTTAATGTATGTAATCTTTTTCTGAGGtttctctttgaaaaatagaaattaaaattttacacctttttttttttttttttttaaagaagaatgAGAATGCTATGGTAGAGGAAGATATGAAGGAATATAATTAtccaattttctaatttcgctCGAAAACAGTTGCGAGATATAGGAGGAACGACCACAGGTCATGGAACCCGGCTTCCGCGAATTCATGAATAATCCATGAGATAGATAaccaatttttttattcatttctgaAACGATTCTATTAAAAGTTAGGTCAAGAAATCATACGCGGCGCTTAGTACCGCGACACGGGTCAAAGATCATTTCGAAGATGCAATTGCAAACCTACGTTTTTGCattctctccttttttattaatactttgtctttctttgatttctattGCAgacagttaattaaatttcttgtgGACAAATGCAGCTTCGACTTCAGTTCTGTATTGAAGGACGAGTCCAAAGAGGACTTCAGTGATTACAGGTATATACCTTTGTATTCCTTATATCCACTTATAGATCACAAATTACCCGAACTTTTTGTAATAACGTACATTGCGTTAtccttaaaaaaaagaatgcaGGTTATCCTAGGTTTTTCATGTCAAGAAAAAGATACTATAATAACGTAAATCgtcgataaaaaaatttataacgcaattttataatgtatcCATTGAGACGAAAGAAAATCAATAAGAAAATCGTAATGAGGTAAGTTAAGGTTAAaacgtaaattaaaatgtaataattataatgctaataataatatatatacataatataataactaattataatacgatatataataataaaattaaactaaatatcACCATCGTTCCTAAACTATATTAAACGAGGAATGGATCAAGGACAGAGTGCTTCTGTTCAAGGTCGGTACCGGATTACTCCGAGGGATATGATTATCAGGCGCACGGGGAGGGTCAGTTTCACTCGTTACCATTCTTGCCGCCGCCTCAGTATCCCGTTCGAGGGCAGCCGCCGCTCATTTACGGGACCCCGACAAACGACACTCAGCAGAATGGGTAATTTCGATGCTAATTTTGCGCCTACCAAATTGTCAACTAAATTGTCCGTTTTACGTTGGACGAGTAACTCGTGCTCTTGTTTATAGCTACAGGTACACGACACCGGCCCAAGGGAATCCGTTTTTACGCGAGGAACCGGCGCCCGCCAAGTTCCATCCTACAGAGCAAAGAGTAACGCCGGATCGTTCTTTTTACGCTCAGTCACAGACTTTGAACTTTGGACAGGGTCAAGCGTGGTGGTCAAACAGGTGATCATgcttaattttgaatttttcgattgTAATGATATTGATCAAATTGTAGTGCtgtaaattttgatataaatttataccggtataatttttgtaaattttgttataattgtatatatatatatatttatttatatttattcagatACGCTAGAAGCAGTAAAATTGCACCACGTACGTCCTACGAAAATCCGTTATTGAAATACAGCAAATTGAGTAAGACGCGTAACAAGAGGCAGTCCAATCTCGATGCAATTCCACTTTGCCCAACGGAGACACAATATATCACTCCGAGAGCGGCTCTGAACAACCAAGGAAACTGGATGTACGTGGTGAATCTTCAAGAGAACGACCGGAAATATTCGCAGGTAGTGAAGAGTGAGAAATGCACGTGagtagatttatttataattctgttAGCTACGTCAATTTGAATCCGAAAATTTAAATGCCTGTtgagatatgaaaatttaaattggaaTTGAAAAGCAGACAATAGTATATTTCGTTgcgattcgataaaattctaagataattcaaattatattttgattttctttagAATGGATGTTTGCAACGGTATCTGTTCCGTTCCTGCGGGATACACCAGTAGATGTCAGCAACAGTATGTCCAAAAGCGATTGGTGGCATTGGAAGGAAGTGGAAACCAGTTGTACACCGACGTTTTCTGGTTCCCCCATGGTTGCACCTGTGAAATTATAGCAAACTATTGAAAACACGATTGAATCTCGAAGTCTGAAGAAATTTCACTTGTGGACAAACTCAAATTGTATATCCTTGTCAGCAAAAAACGCAGTATTACGAAAGTCTTCGTGATGAATTTTTGGGACAAATTATTTTGTCATACTTTGGTAttgaaaagcaaaagaataTTGGACCGCTATGATAGCcaatgaatgaaaaaatgaagaaagaactTCTCGAAGTGCGTGATTTATGGATTCGTACgtgtataaataattgaataatcaAGGATTTCGAAGGAGAATTCTTAAAGGAGATCGAAGGAGCTTCAGTTtacataaaaaggaaaatgaacttaaaatattaattctacgTATTAATCAGTTACACGacctttatattttctacatttttaattttatttcagtcgTTTCGCTTCAAATAATGTTAATACGAGTAATTTAGTAGCACTTAAGTAGTTCGGATATTTATAGATCTTCACGAGATATCTTTTGCGAATTTTTCTGTAGTTGGTAATATAGATGAACACGtgtatacataaattaatcgaTGCTCATCGCGATTTTATAATAAGGGGGAATAAATcttacgaattaattaaaacatataaaaacggtgggagaataaaaaaacgtttctacgttataatgaaacgGGATAATGCTTTGATTCGTCGACAGGTGTCGCTACTTGTCTCGAAATTCAAATTGTCACTCAAAGCGCCTGAAGTACAAACTTCACGAAGTCGTACACCTGTTACGCGCTATTAATTCACCTTTACTTTGTATCGCCATCATCGATAATTAATGCAGTCTCTGCTATATCTCGTACGGCAAAATGACTTGACTTATTCATCAGTTCGTGGGCCATCGATCGTCGCTTGAAACAAACTCCTGGAAACTGGTCTTAAAGTGCAGCACGCGTTGCTACTTCAAGGCCAACATTCTCGACATTTACACATAATACGACATCCTGGcagatatttagaaaaaaatcggtaagagaaaaaagaatatttctatcgttaaaTTTCCCAAGATccttttttatgaaaataatcaGGTTCGTGGTCGATCGAGGAACGACAAGTCTCGCTTCTGCTTCGATAGAGACGAAGCGAAATCCGATCCAAACTTCCAATTTACACGCGATAAACGTCGTTGGACTAGCGAATATCGCGCGGAAAGCGATTCACGGCCGATCGTAACAGTTTATCAAGGACAGAGGGCGATATAGGTTAAGCCGCGTGAATCGTTGTGAAACGCGGATGCGACCTCGCAGccatgaaataaaagtatctcGACTCGCGTCGACCGCGATAAAAAGGACTAAAAGGAGAAAGACAGGGGCGGCGGGAGATGTCGGGGGTGGAAATGGCGCTTGAGTGGCAGGGGGCGGGGGAATAACTGCCAGGAGGTCAGACACGCGCAGGATGCGCGGAATTTTCTCGCTGCGAGGCCACGCACACCCTTCGTTCTACGCGGCTTTTTTACGATCGTTCGACTTTTCAACCCTCCGCGGTGCTACGCTTCCGTTCCTTCGATTTCCGCAACGTGGTCCTACCAAGGCCAGGAAATTTCTCTTAATTCCAAAATTACGAGTTTTATTTCatgcaaaagaaaatttcgatcgCGAAGAAGAACAGAAACGAAGGTTTGACGAAGAGTTTTAGAAAATCACTCGAGAattattgattaataaaaataagaattgttTCATTCGCGAAATGTAAGATCGAGTATCAATGAGTGACACACGCGATTGATGTATTTTTCAAGAGCCTCGCACTTACCGTCCGTTTCGCCGAATCATAATAGCGATTGTGGAAAAATCGAAGAGTCATAgtcgaaattaagaaatacttCAACCCAGTGCGaggcaaaatgaaaaattctttcgttcgatttatACAAAAGATATTCATCTATGTTACGCGAATAGCATCTAAAATTCGGCTCGTCgattcaaacaatttttaaacaaagcAATAAACAATATTCATCGCAACACTTCGtattcaaaaagaaaatagtagaAAGAAGCAGGGGAACTAAATATGCGATCTTCCGCGatagattaaaaattcttcgaaacgaTTACTAGAGGCATGAAAGCTCGTACATCCTTTAACACGGCGGCGCGGAGTATCGCGCTAGAGCTAGGCTACGCCCATGGATGGCGCGTATTCTTCCGCAAGAATCTCGGCTTCCGGCTGGTCGCGAAGGCAgcaggaaaaattgaaagcttctccctctctccttccctttcttcctcgGTGGCAGTGTCCTCGGGGTGCGGCGGTACGCGTACGCGTATACGCATATACAACCGCGTAAGTGCGTGCTATAGATTTCGTTCCACTCTCTGCGAAACCGTGTACTTGTGCGTGCTGCTCCTGTATGCCGTATTCACTCTCGAG
Encoded proteins:
- the LOC122573580 gene encoding protein spaetzle 5 isoform X1; its protein translation is MKLIFSLLTIASLVNAHGEPCLEYGCPGRPQYEPFVPAPPGHTPNCAKPGQTFCESLDHYPRQLIKFLVDKCSFDFSSVLKDESKEDFSDYRSVPDYSEGYDYQAHGEGQFHSLPFLPPPQYPVRGQPPLIYGTPTNDTQQNGYRYTTPAQGNPFLREEPAPAKFHPTEQRVTPDRSFYAQSQTLNFGQGQAWWSNRYARSSKIAPRTSYENPLLKYSKLSKTRNKRQSNLDAIPLCPTETQYITPRAALNNQGNWMYVVNLQENDRKYSQVVKSEKCTMDVCNGICSVPAGYTSRCQQQYVQKRLVALEGSGNQLYTDVFWFPHGCTCEIIANY
- the LOC122573580 gene encoding protein spaetzle 5 isoform X2, which encodes MIMFQTASLVNAHGEPCLEYGCPGRPQYEPFVPAPPGHTPNCAKPGQTFCESLDHYPRQLIKFLVDKCSFDFSSVLKDESKEDFSDYRSVPDYSEGYDYQAHGEGQFHSLPFLPPPQYPVRGQPPLIYGTPTNDTQQNGYRYTTPAQGNPFLREEPAPAKFHPTEQRVTPDRSFYAQSQTLNFGQGQAWWSNRYARSSKIAPRTSYENPLLKYSKLSKTRNKRQSNLDAIPLCPTETQYITPRAALNNQGNWMYVVNLQENDRKYSQVVKSEKCTMDVCNGICSVPAGYTSRCQQQYVQKRLVALEGSGNQLYTDVFWFPHGCTCEIIANY
- the LOC122573580 gene encoding protein spaetzle 5 isoform X3, producing the protein MKLIFSLLTIASLVNAHGEPCLEYGCPGRPQYEPFVPAPPGHTPNCAKPGQTFCESLDHYPRQLIKFLVDKCSFDFSSVLKDESKEDFSDYRSVPDYSEGYDYQAHGEGQFHSLPFLPPPQYPVRGQPPLIYGTPTNDTQQNGYRYTTPAQGNPFLREEPAPAKFHPTEQRVTPDRSFYAQSQTLNFGQGQAWWSNRYARSSKIAPRTSYENPLLKYSKLSKTRNKRQSNLDAIPLCPTETQYITPRAALNNQGNWMYVVNLQENDRKYSQNGCLQRYLFRSCGIHQ